Within the Pseudomonas fulva genome, the region TCTCCTGATGCGCCTGCCAGGGCCCGTTGACGTTTCACCCGCGGCCACGCCCCGGTACCGCCCACTCCCCGGATAGAGCGCCCATGGATATCAAGCAGCTCAAGTTTCTGATCGCCCTCGACGAAACCCGCCATTTCGGCCAGGCCGCGGCGCGCTGCCACGTCACCCAGCCGACGCTGTCGATGCGCCTGCGCAACCTGGAAAACGAGCTGGGCCTGGAACTGGTACGCCGTGGCCAGCGCTTCGAGGGCTTCACCGCCGAAGGCGAGCGCGTGCTGGCCTGGGCACGCAGCCTGATGGCCGCCCACGACGGCCTGTATGCCGAGGCCGCCGCCTGCCGCGGCCAACTGGTCGGCACCCTGCGCCTGGGCGTGGTGCCGCTGTCCGGCTTCGACCCGATGGAGCTGGTGCGCCTGTTCGCCGAGCAGCATCCGGGGCTGCGTTTCCAGCTGTTCGCCCTGAGCAGCGACCAGATTCTCGAGCGCCTGGGCAGCAACCAGCTGGACCTGGGGCTGTCGTACCTGGATCGCCTCGACCGCGAGCACTTCGACAGCCTGGAACTGGCCGCCACGCGCATGGGCCTGCTGTACGACCGCCGGCATTTCCAGTTCACGGAAACCACCCTGCGCTGGGAAAGCCTGATCGACCTGCCCCTGGGCCTGCTGTCGGCCGG harbors:
- a CDS encoding LysR family transcriptional regulator, which encodes MDIKQLKFLIALDETRHFGQAAARCHVTQPTLSMRLRNLENELGLELVRRGQRFEGFTAEGERVLAWARSLMAAHDGLYAEAAACRGQLVGTLRLGVVPLSGFDPMELVRLFAEQHPGLRFQLFALSSDQILERLGSNQLDLGLSYLDRLDREHFDSLELAATRMGLLYDRRHFQFTETTLRWESLIDLPLGLLSAGMHFRQSIDHSFRSRGLTPLPKLETDAVHQLLQAVSAGLCCSIMPLRNGLAEFTNELILTPIEDAHTLAPLGLIMRRGAPRSPLAEACFSEARTLISA